In Plasmodium knowlesi strain H genome assembly, chromosome: 8, the DNA window GGCTCTCTCGAAAGTGCAAGAAATCTTGCGTAAAAGTGACTCCAAAgggaagttaaaaaaaaaaaaggggttatGACATAGGTATATGTAAATTCAAACTTTCCAGATAGTTATGAAAACCTCATTTTCAGCTATCATTCGGGAGAAAttatggaaatattttttaaagtactttcatttttacaacaaagaaaaagtatCGCCGCGAGTTGCTCTTCTGACCTATGGAAATTTTCACCATAatccttctccatttttctgcaTCTGTGTGTGCAAGTGCGTGTACTGAGCAAACAATTGAGCATGTTTATAAGCACTGCTCCTTTCAACACCGAATGGGGAAAAAGGTTTTACCATCAAAAAGGTTTCTTGCAGCTAAAGCAGTGCGACAGGGTACAACGGAATGAAAAGGCGTGAAGGCGCACGCCCCCTAATGGACACCATTTTTAAATCTACAAATGCAAAAGACAAATGCAACGGGAATTATTCATATGATACAGCTTTTACCATTTGCAAAACGGCCTGTTCCAtttctccacattttttaaattaacaTCACACATGTGCTTTGCagttttttcaaaacaaAAGCGACTGAATGAATGGAAGGCGAAGGAGagacatatttttataaacgTTTCGAAAGTtcgataaataaaataaaaggtgcAAATAAAATTCAAATAGACTTCTCGTAATATGCTcgcaaaatgtaaaaaaaggagagacgaaggggaagaatgagaatagtaaaaaaaaaaaaaaaaaaattagcacaaTCAAAAATCGGCCCAACGAAGGCATATTCTTCTTATTATAAAGGAACAACCTTGTTCGTGAACAAAGACGCCTAAGGAGCTTGTAAATATTTATCCTCGATGATGCGAGCAATCGCCATGGGCAAAGATCAGCAACAAATTgcgatttttaaaaatgatgcaaaaaaaagaaaaataataaattgaCGCACATGTGCtacatgcacacatgcacatagaTAAGGAATGACAGAGTTCAGTAAAACAAAATTCTGAGAGCTCCGCAAGGAGGATGGAAAGGTGCACAATTATCCACCTATATGCTGCGATATCTTTTTTTCGATATCATTTGCAGGCTGCGTTGCATCCAAATTGATtaataaatttttgtttttataatAATTGATTAAAGGAGTTGTTTCACTTTTAAATACGTTAAgcctcttttttaaaacttcttcGTTATCGTCTTCCCTCTGTATTAAGGGCTCATTTGTTATATCATCCTTAAAAGGTGTTTTTGGTGGATTAAACGTTTTATGGTAAATTCTTCCCGAAGGTTTGTGAATTAATCGGCCACTTATTCGCTTTACTAGTACATCGTCTGGAACGTTAAAGTAGAAAACTCCATTCAGCTTCATTTGATTCGTTTGTAATAACTTATTTAAATCTTCCGCTTGTTTTACATTTCTTGGATAACCATCAAGGATAAATCCCTTTTTACATTGTGGAGATTTTAACTTATCGTCCACCAAAGTTAGCACCACGTCATCATCCACTAgctttccttcattaataATATTTCGGATTTTATTTCCTagatcatttttcttttccgctGCCTCTCTTAGTAGATCTCCAGTAGACAAATGGCAGTAGCAGTGCGACTTCTTCAGATTTAGCGATTGCGTTCCCTTAGAAAAATCATGGAAAAAAgttatgtgtgtgtgcacatgtgcGATATCGTGAACATGTCCTCACAATCATGTGGGTAGgcgcacatatacacaccaTACAACTGGTCGTGCTATAGAACTCCTCAATCACACATGTTGGCACCACACGTAGGTCACCACCATggcaacaaaataaatggataAACTGCCTCGCCTGCATTTCCCCTCAAcaaattaacttttttttttttttttttttttttttttttttttttggctagtcCACGTTGCCTGTTCATACCTTTCCCGAACCAGGGGCTCCCAAGAAGATGTACCTTCCATCCGGTTTATTTAAACATGAGTACCTTCTTTTCAATTCATTCAACAGGTCAATAGTCGAAAATTTTTCTAAGTTGTCGCTCATTATTGGGAAAAACTGTGCAACTAGTAAAACTAACAAATGGCATTTAAAGGGGAGGGGGAGTTATTTGTGCAActtggtatatatataaatatacttatatatgtagCAGCCTTGAAGGTCATACAAATGTATCATACGTTCAGATTATgataagcagaaaaaaagggtagaTAAGGAAACTggagaagaaacagaaaaaggagcAGAGGTAGGAGCAGTAAAACCCTATATTTTATATGAacaaagttttttttttttttttttctctcattaCATATAACTGGTATTATAAGCATGGTATGCGGAAGGAGCGCCTCGGGgttggggggaggaaaaaaaaaaaaaaaattacaactcTTTTAGGCTTATTTATATATCtgctttgaaaaaaaaaagaaattggaaaaaaggaagaggaggtcAAAATGAAGgtaggaaaaaggagaacatTACGGCGGAAGAGTTTTAAGGCAAATATCTCAACCGCACTGTTCACAGTTCATTACTTTATAAGGCAAAACAAGAAAGGCGTAACGAACGGCACAGGGGGGGGatgtataattttatttccatgcTAAGTTTACTCCAATTTGTTCTTCACCATACGATTAATCTCTACTACACGCTCGAACGCTTATTCTGTATGTACATCTTATTAAAGCGAAGAGCTGAAAGGAGGAACTTTACCGAAGTGTATGCCACAGGCTATTCGGCATAATTGTGAATTTGCGGACGAttaggaaaataattttttggcGAGCTCCCTCTTGAGTGAAAGGGGTTGGCAAAACTGCCTCCATGGAAGCCGCATACCGATCATCATTTCTGAGCTAAATGACGAAGAGGTGCACAGAGCACTGTAAATAGTACGGGCccagaagaaaagaagtgcGTGGATGAACTGTTATTAAATTCCTCAGTTCCTCCGCTCCTAGTAAAAGAGCTTCATCATATTTCCACCGCCGCAGTTCCAAGAACAGTTGCAcgttggattttttttataaaaaagcgAGCACTTGGAGCGCACATTATTGTGTACGTACGTCAGGgcccatatatataatacctATTTAAGCGCACGCACACACATGCGCATAACAGTTCACATACGCCCAGCCGTGTGCATATGAGCATAACCCTTAAAACGCCCTAACGGAGACTAACTGCCCCCAGGATGGCACTGTACATTATCGGCCTAGGGTTGGGGGACGAAAGGGACGTAAGCgtaagggggaaggaactGATCGAAATGTCAGACGTAGTATATTTAGAATCGTACACGTCCGTTTTATTCGTTTCAAAAAATGCTTTAGaagaattttacaaaaagaatATTAAGGAAGTAGACAGAAATTTTGCagaagaaaattgtgaagAGATACTAGAAGAAgcagtaaataaaaaagtatcCTTCCTAGTTGTCGGAGACCCACTATGTGCAACGACACATCACGACATTATCCttcgcgcaaaaaaaaaaaatattaatgtaCAGGTAATTCATAATGCATCCATCATGTCAGCGATAGGAGAAAGTGGAATGCAACTTTACAACTTTGGTCAAACTGTGTCCATTccatattttgaagaaactTACAAACCAACTAGCTTTTACGATAAAATTAAGGTAAATTTAGACAACAATTTCCACACCTTATGCTTACTAGATATTaaagtaaaagaaaggaCGATAGAAAATctgatgaaaaataaaaacatttatGAGCCACCCAGATATATGACCATTAACGAAGCTATTGAACAACTCCTTTATTGTGAAGaggttcataaaaaaaatgtcattaCGGATAATACGCGAGGCATTGCCATTGTTCGCATAGGGTCAAACAGTCAGCAGATTGTATCAGGCAACTTATTGACGCTGAAGACGATCAAGTACAATGACCCCCTACACTCTTTAATCATTTGTGCTCCCACTTTGCATGACGTGGAAAGGGAATACTTTGACATGTACATGCACAAATGATGACATGCACACgaatatacgtatgtatatgcatatatacatatatacatatatacatatatacatatatatatatatatattttttttttctgttccccacttgtttgtgtgttttccCCGTTTATCTTAACCTCCTTAACTTCTCATTTAAGTAACAAATTTGCTcacttaatttttaattaactttTTTGTCCTGTTAAAA includes these proteins:
- a CDS encoding diphthine methyl ester synthase, putative — encoded protein: MALYIIGLGLGDERDVSVRGKELIEMSDVVYLESYTSVLFVSKNALEEFYKKNIKEVDRNFAEENCEEILEEAVNKKVSFLVVGDPLCATTHHDIILRAKKKNINVQVIHNASIMSAIGESGMQLYNFGQTVSIPYFEETYKPTSFYDKIKVNLDNNFHTLCLLDIKVKERTIENLMKNKNIYEPPRYMTINEAIEQLLYCEEVHKKNVITDNTRGIAIVRIGSNSQQIVSGNLLTLKTIKYNDPLHSLIICAPTLHDVEREYFDMYMHK
- a CDS encoding adenylate kinase, putative, whose amino-acid sequence is MSDNLEKFSTIDLLNELKRRYSCLNKPDGRYIFLGAPGSGKGTQSLNLKKSHCYCHLSTGDLLREAAEKKNDLGNKIRNIINEGKLVDDDVVLTLVDDKLKSPQCKKGFILDGYPRNVKQAEDLNKLLQTNQMKLNGVFYFNVPDDVLVKRISGRLIHKPSGRIYHKTFNPPKTPFKDDITNEPLIQREDDNEEVLKKRLNVFKSETTPLINYYKNKNLLINLDATQPANDIEKKISQHIGG